In one window of Bradyrhizobium sp. AZCC 1721 DNA:
- a CDS encoding SDR family NAD(P)-dependent oxidoreductase produces the protein MIEPIVKPRRKNPLQRTRLPTSPPRARSRASHGFTRAAAEGRFMLQRCGSCATFCYPARDACPACLSADLAFTDAPRRGTLLSETTLHVTADVHFRERAPWRIGLVAMECGPTLVTHLHADCEEGGPVVMSFQLDKSGQAVAFAHPERETPNMTDDRQWREMTADPKFRRVLVTNGRSIVGQEAVAALKTAGASIVFVGVAEPWKPFRGEEALRGMEGVEIVPLDIGDEKSVADLAADIGGKVDILVNTTEHVRAGGLLDRQGTSVVRDEIDQSYLGFVHLAQAFGPAMRMRGSDGVNSAAAWVNILSVYALANWPVFGAYSASQAACLSLSHCLRAELRPGGVKVANVFTGPLDIEWFQTVPPPKVAPRAVASAIVSALTRGLEDVFVGDVAEDIRRRLAANPKAVERELGA, from the coding sequence ATGATCGAACCGATCGTCAAACCGCGCCGGAAGAACCCTTTGCAGCGGACGCGGCTGCCGACGTCGCCGCCACGCGCACGCAGCCGCGCCTCGCACGGGTTTACGCGGGCCGCCGCCGAGGGCCGCTTCATGCTGCAGCGCTGCGGCTCCTGTGCAACGTTCTGTTATCCGGCGCGCGATGCATGCCCTGCATGCCTTTCCGCCGATCTAGCCTTCACGGACGCGCCGCGGCGAGGGACGCTTTTGTCTGAAACGACGCTGCATGTCACGGCGGACGTGCACTTCCGCGAGCGCGCGCCATGGCGCATCGGCCTGGTTGCGATGGAATGCGGGCCAACCCTCGTGACGCACCTGCACGCCGATTGCGAAGAGGGCGGGCCGGTCGTGATGTCGTTCCAACTGGACAAGAGCGGGCAGGCCGTGGCCTTCGCACACCCCGAACGTGAGACTCCCAACATGACGGACGACAGGCAGTGGCGTGAGATGACCGCCGATCCAAAATTCCGGCGCGTTCTGGTGACCAACGGACGCAGCATCGTCGGTCAGGAAGCGGTGGCTGCGCTGAAGACAGCCGGCGCGTCGATCGTGTTCGTCGGCGTCGCCGAGCCGTGGAAGCCGTTCCGCGGCGAGGAGGCGTTGCGCGGCATGGAGGGCGTCGAGATCGTGCCGCTCGATATCGGCGACGAGAAGTCGGTCGCAGATCTGGCGGCCGATATTGGCGGCAAGGTCGATATTCTCGTCAACACCACAGAGCATGTCCGTGCCGGCGGGCTGCTCGATCGTCAAGGCACCAGCGTCGTGCGCGACGAGATCGACCAGAGCTATCTCGGATTCGTGCATCTGGCGCAGGCGTTCGGACCGGCGATGCGGATGCGCGGCTCGGATGGCGTCAACAGCGCTGCCGCCTGGGTCAATATCCTGTCGGTCTATGCGCTGGCGAACTGGCCGGTGTTCGGCGCCTATTCTGCGTCGCAAGCCGCCTGTCTGTCGCTGTCGCACTGCCTGCGGGCGGAGCTTCGGCCCGGCGGCGTCAAGGTGGCGAACGTTTTCACGGGTCCGCTCGATATCGAGTGGTTCCAGACGGTGCCGCCGCCGAAGGTCGCGCCCCGCGCGGTGGCGAGTGCGATCGTGTCGGCGCTCACGCGCGGGCTTGAAGATGTGTTCGTGGGCGATGTCGCCGAAGACATTCGCCGGCGCCTGGCCGCCAACCCCAAGGCGGTCGAGCGAGAGCTGGGGGCGTAG
- a CDS encoding thiolase family protein, whose protein sequence is MQSSIRTPYDRVVMAVPVTIPYVRYSIESAQWWIGRALKALVDGAGITPRDIDGFCVSSFTAGLDSGIGLTQHFGLCVRWIDTIPLGGASAIAALRRAARAVQAGDARIVACVAGDTNHVDSFRYTLENFSRFNQDAVYPYGAGGANASFALIARNYMRTFGAKREDFGKIAVAQRSNALRNPNALMKAPLTIEQYMSARPIADPIHLFDCVMPCAGAEAFLVMGEDVAASLNLPAAKILATIERHNAFGDDPVQVRGGWAVDVDELYAMAGVKPDDLDFVETYDDYPVISMMQFEDLGFCRKGEGPDFVRQHDLTIDGSFPHNTSGGQLSVGQAGAGGAYLGVVEALRQVLGQAGPTQVRDARVGLASGFGMINYDRGLASGAAILAGSGA, encoded by the coding sequence ATGCAGAGCTCCATCCGAACACCTTACGATCGGGTCGTGATGGCAGTTCCAGTGACGATCCCATACGTGCGCTACTCGATCGAGAGCGCGCAGTGGTGGATCGGCCGCGCGCTGAAGGCGCTGGTCGATGGCGCCGGAATCACGCCGCGCGACATCGACGGCTTCTGTGTTTCGAGTTTCACGGCGGGGCTGGACAGCGGGATCGGGCTCACCCAGCATTTCGGCCTCTGCGTGCGATGGATCGACACCATTCCGCTCGGGGGCGCGAGCGCAATAGCCGCGCTGCGCCGCGCGGCGCGGGCGGTGCAGGCGGGCGACGCCCGCATCGTGGCCTGCGTGGCTGGAGATACCAACCACGTCGATTCCTTCCGCTACACACTGGAAAACTTCTCGCGCTTCAACCAGGATGCCGTCTATCCCTATGGCGCCGGCGGCGCCAATGCGAGCTTTGCACTGATCGCGCGCAACTACATGCGAACGTTCGGCGCCAAGCGCGAGGATTTTGGCAAGATCGCCGTCGCCCAGCGCAGCAATGCGCTCCGCAACCCCAACGCTTTGATGAAAGCGCCGCTGACCATCGAGCAATACATGTCGGCGCGGCCGATCGCCGATCCGATCCATTTGTTCGACTGCGTGATGCCGTGCGCGGGCGCGGAGGCCTTCCTGGTGATGGGCGAAGATGTCGCCGCGTCCCTGAACCTGCCCGCCGCCAAAATTCTCGCCACGATCGAGCGCCACAATGCGTTCGGCGACGACCCCGTTCAGGTGCGCGGCGGATGGGCCGTTGATGTCGATGAACTCTACGCAATGGCGGGCGTCAAGCCTGACGATCTCGACTTTGTCGAGACCTACGACGATTATCCGGTGATCTCGATGATGCAGTTCGAGGACCTCGGCTTCTGCCGGAAGGGGGAGGGACCGGACTTCGTTCGGCAGCACGATCTCACGATCGACGGCAGCTTCCCGCACAACACGTCCGGCGGTCAGCTCTCGGTCGGGCAGGCCGGTGCGGGCGGCGCCTATCTCGGCGTGGTCGAGGCGCTGCGCCAGGTTCTCGGGCAGGCCGGTCCGACGCAGGTTAGGGATGCACGCGTCGGGTTGGCTTCGGGTTTTGGAATGATCAACTATGATCGCGGCCTCGCTTCGGGCGCGGCGATCCTCGCGGGATCAGGCGCATGA
- a CDS encoding aspartate/glutamate racemase family protein, with amino-acid sequence MRIFWQSFVDRATSAPYMARLATYLNEIAAPGTSIHVEGITPADRDFGRLSEFRCAIQAVDNGLAAQENGFDAYVMGHFQDPGLYELRSALTIPVVGAGEATLLAASQLGRRLGLVTLDSAFEVWHYEQADRYGLSGRVVHVTGMGCRPEDFSAAFAGDAAAKARMLSDFAACAQPLVDRGADVIIPAGVLPGLLIASERGFKIGYAPVVNCAAVALKSAEMWVQLQRLNGTEPSRGPSFALANDRARRDFRTTVARTPDKPNGA; translated from the coding sequence GTGCGCATCTTCTGGCAGAGCTTCGTCGACCGGGCTACGAGCGCGCCCTACATGGCGCGGCTTGCGACCTATCTGAACGAGATCGCGGCACCCGGCACCAGCATCCACGTCGAGGGCATCACGCCTGCCGATCGCGACTTCGGCCGCCTCAGCGAATTCCGTTGCGCGATCCAGGCGGTCGACAACGGACTCGCAGCGCAGGAAAACGGCTTCGACGCCTACGTCATGGGCCACTTCCAGGATCCGGGATTGTACGAACTGCGTTCGGCGCTGACGATCCCGGTGGTCGGCGCCGGCGAAGCCACGCTGCTCGCGGCCTCGCAGCTTGGCCGTCGGCTCGGCCTTGTCACGCTCGATTCAGCTTTCGAAGTTTGGCATTATGAGCAGGCCGATCGTTACGGGCTTTCCGGCCGCGTGGTGCATGTCACCGGCATGGGCTGTCGTCCGGAAGATTTCAGCGCCGCGTTTGCGGGCGATGCGGCGGCGAAGGCACGCATGCTGAGCGACTTTGCAGCCTGCGCGCAGCCGCTGGTCGATCGCGGCGCCGATGTCATCATTCCGGCCGGCGTGCTGCCCGGTCTCCTGATTGCGAGCGAGCGTGGCTTCAAGATCGGCTATGCGCCCGTGGTGAACTGTGCGGCGGTCGCGCTGAAGAGCGCCGAGATGTGGGTGCAGTTGCAGCGTCTCAATGGCACCGAGCCGAGCCGCGGGCCGAGTTTTGCGCTGGCCAATGACCGTGCCCGCCGGGATTTCCGCACCACTGTGGCGCGCACGCCCGACAAACCGAATGGCGCTTGA
- a CDS encoding alpha/beta fold hydrolase, which translates to MSVSKVGSNLERRFVTTRLGRIHVAMAGTGFPVLLLHQTPRSWDEYRDVLPLLGRDFRAIAMDTLGFGDSERPAADPSIELWAEGAFALLDALEEPRAAIAGHHTGAVIAVEMAASAPARVSALVLSACPFVDAARRARHDGMRVIDEVEARTDGSHLTELWARRQPFYPADDIDLLQRFMVDALRAGEMAAEGHRVVNRYRMEDRLGSIQCPTLVIAPTADPHVHPVAPRVAGAIEGSILRELSGGMVPLPDQMPETFAGLVRDFVAAEVAKGGNGT; encoded by the coding sequence ATGAGCGTCAGCAAAGTCGGTTCCAATCTCGAGCGCCGCTTCGTCACGACGCGTCTTGGCCGCATCCATGTCGCTATGGCCGGAACCGGGTTTCCCGTTCTCCTGCTGCATCAGACGCCGCGCTCGTGGGACGAATACCGTGATGTGCTGCCGCTGCTCGGCCGCGATTTCCGCGCGATCGCAATGGATACGCTCGGCTTCGGAGATTCCGAGCGGCCTGCCGCTGATCCTTCGATTGAACTGTGGGCCGAAGGGGCGTTCGCGCTGCTCGATGCGCTGGAAGAGCCGCGGGCCGCGATCGCCGGTCATCACACCGGCGCGGTGATTGCGGTCGAAATGGCCGCCTCGGCGCCTGCGCGGGTGAGCGCACTGGTGCTCTCGGCCTGTCCTTTCGTCGATGCGGCGCGCCGGGCCAGGCATGACGGCATGCGTGTGATCGACGAGGTCGAGGCGCGTACCGACGGCTCCCATCTCACTGAGCTCTGGGCGCGCCGGCAGCCGTTCTATCCCGCTGATGATATCGATTTGCTGCAGCGCTTTATGGTCGATGCGTTGCGGGCTGGCGAGATGGCGGCGGAAGGCCATCGGGTGGTGAATCGCTATCGGATGGAGGATCGTCTGGGAAGCATCCAGTGTCCCACGCTGGTCATTGCTCCGACAGCCGATCCGCACGTTCATCCCGTGGCTCCAAGAGTTGCCGGAGCTATCGAGGGTAGTATCTTGCGCGAGCTCTCAGGAGGCATGGTGCCGCTTCCCGATCAGATGCCCGAGACCTTCGCCGGCTTGGTCCGCGACTTCGTCGCCGCCGAGGTGGCCAAGGGCGGGAACGGCACCTGA
- a CDS encoding ABC transporter substrate-binding protein, with protein sequence MRKMLSLTALIGGLVAASTAQADITIGFVTSLSGPGSSIGIPYGRGIQAAMEYKNEVNGEKIKLIQLDDGSDPSAATRNARKLIEEEKVDLLIGTATAPSTIAMMAVATELKVPMIAVSPVIGQPNPADQWGISVPQPASLLVKVVADRMKRDAMKNIGYIGFSDAWGDLVYNGAKAVETEDGIKVLTNERYARVDTSVTGQILKVLAVRPDAVLIGGSGTQGALPLLALGERGFKGKTYGTVALVNPDFVRVGGKAAEGIQVSAGPVIVAEQLPDSHFAKKLALEFRAAYQKANNLASTDGFSAYSFDGWMIFTSAAARALKTAKPGTIEFRKALRDEILNTKELSGVHAVYNFKPGAYHGVDERALVIVRLVNGAWTYQP encoded by the coding sequence ATGCGCAAGATGTTGAGTTTGACTGCCCTCATCGGCGGCCTCGTTGCGGCATCGACCGCACAGGCCGACATCACGATTGGCTTCGTGACGTCGCTCAGCGGGCCCGGCTCCTCGATCGGCATCCCATATGGACGCGGCATCCAGGCTGCGATGGAGTACAAGAACGAGGTCAACGGCGAGAAGATCAAGCTGATCCAGCTCGATGACGGCTCCGATCCCTCCGCCGCAACCCGAAATGCGCGCAAGCTGATCGAGGAAGAGAAGGTCGATCTCCTGATCGGCACCGCAACCGCTCCATCGACCATCGCCATGATGGCAGTTGCGACCGAACTGAAAGTGCCGATGATCGCCGTCTCTCCGGTGATCGGACAACCGAATCCGGCGGACCAATGGGGCATTTCCGTTCCGCAACCCGCTTCGCTGCTGGTCAAGGTCGTCGCCGATCGCATGAAGCGCGACGCGATGAAGAACATCGGCTATATCGGCTTTTCCGATGCCTGGGGCGATCTCGTCTACAACGGCGCCAAGGCGGTCGAAACCGAGGACGGCATCAAGGTGCTGACCAACGAGCGCTATGCGCGCGTCGATACGTCGGTCACCGGCCAGATCCTTAAGGTTCTTGCCGTCCGTCCGGATGCCGTTCTGATCGGCGGATCGGGCACGCAGGGCGCGCTGCCGCTGCTCGCGCTCGGCGAACGTGGCTTCAAGGGCAAGACCTACGGCACGGTCGCGCTGGTCAATCCCGATTTCGTGCGCGTCGGCGGCAAGGCCGCGGAAGGCATTCAGGTCTCGGCCGGTCCGGTCATCGTGGCCGAGCAGCTTCCGGACAGCCATTTCGCCAAGAAGCTCGCGCTCGAATTCCGCGCCGCCTACCAGAAGGCCAACAATCTCGCGAGCACGGACGGCTTCTCGGCCTATTCCTTCGACGGCTGGATGATCTTCACGTCAGCCGCGGCGCGCGCGCTGAAGACCGCTAAACCCGGCACCATCGAATTCCGCAAGGCCCTGCGCGACGAGATCCTCAACACCAAGGAGCTCTCGGGCGTGCACGCGGTCTACAACTTCAAACCCGGTGCCTATCACGGCGTGGACGAGCGCGCGCTGGTGATCGTTCGCCTGGTCAACGGCGCCTGGACCTACCAGCCCTGA
- a CDS encoding branched-chain amino acid ABC transporter permease, with translation MTADIAAILAIDGIATGAVYALVAIGTVLIFTVTRVIFIPFGDIAAFTALTLAALDAKQLPGTVGLVVVLACMACAMEVVSLARSGELRAVPKAVLFYLVLPLIVVGTVWLTMRFAPPMPVRIVLALLLIMPISPLLDRIVFRPIADASVLLLLTVSVALHFALVGLGLLFFGPEGVRTEPLTSMAMEIAGVHVSGQTVLILAAALVFSGLLFLFFDFTLIGKALRATALNRTGARLMGIRPARAGTIAYLLGSLMAGVSGILIAPVNTIFYDSGFLLGLKAFVGAIVGGMTSYPGAALGAFGVGLLESFASFQSSTLKDVIVFSLLIPVLLWRSLASQHSEEEVEE, from the coding sequence ATGACGGCAGACATCGCAGCGATCCTTGCGATCGACGGAATAGCCACCGGGGCGGTCTACGCCCTGGTGGCGATCGGCACCGTGCTGATCTTCACCGTTACGCGGGTGATCTTCATTCCGTTCGGCGACATCGCAGCCTTCACGGCGCTGACGCTGGCGGCGCTGGATGCCAAGCAGCTTCCCGGAACAGTCGGATTGGTTGTCGTGTTGGCGTGCATGGCCTGCGCGATGGAAGTCGTCTCGCTGGCGCGGTCCGGCGAGCTTCGCGCGGTGCCGAAGGCCGTCCTCTTCTATCTCGTGTTACCTCTGATCGTTGTCGGGACCGTCTGGCTGACGATGCGCTTTGCTCCGCCGATGCCGGTCAGGATCGTGCTGGCGCTGCTCTTGATCATGCCGATCTCGCCGCTACTGGACCGGATCGTGTTTCGCCCAATCGCGGATGCCTCTGTTCTCCTCTTGCTGACCGTCTCGGTCGCGCTCCACTTCGCGCTGGTCGGACTTGGCTTGCTGTTCTTCGGCCCCGAAGGCGTCCGGACCGAGCCGCTGACGTCGATGGCGATGGAGATCGCCGGGGTGCACGTCTCCGGACAGACGGTGCTGATCCTGGCCGCCGCGCTGGTGTTCAGCGGCCTGCTGTTTCTGTTCTTCGACTTCACGCTGATCGGCAAGGCGCTGCGCGCGACCGCCCTGAATCGGACCGGCGCCCGGCTGATGGGTATCAGGCCGGCGCGTGCCGGGACCATCGCTTACCTGCTGGGATCACTGATGGCGGGCGTCTCCGGCATCCTCATCGCGCCGGTGAACACGATCTTCTATGACTCCGGATTTCTGCTCGGCCTGAAAGCCTTTGTCGGCGCCATCGTGGGCGGCATGACGAGCTACCCGGGGGCTGCGCTCGGCGCGTTCGGCGTCGGCCTTCTCGAAAGCTTCGCCTCGTTCCAGAGCAGCACCCTGAAGGACGTCATCGTCTTCTCGCTACTGATTCCCGTGCTGCTCTGGCGCTCGCTCGCCTCGCAACATTCCGAAGAGGAAGTCGAGGAATGA
- a CDS encoding branched-chain amino acid ABC transporter ATP-binding protein/permease has translation MTPQQIRLIIAAAIACLVAAPFVLNPFSITLLNYIGIYSLAAIGLALLTGVGGIVSFGQAAFVGVAAYATAWVTALNGYSPWLGLVLAVILTCSIAAILGFVTLRLGGHFLSLSTVAWGLAIAFLFGNIQGLGQHNGISGIPPISIGPFALVESRQIYFLIWAIVVAVLLLCYNLLDSRIGRAMRALRGGNTLVESLGISAFQIKLVTFVIAAFLGALSGWLYAHLGRFVSPGPFEAGMGIEYLMMAMVGGAGSILGGVVGAAIVTLLKNTVQDYLPLIAKGASGQLEIVAFSALFILFLQRARQGIVPFLLGFLPDLKQSRPQPANPLPRREQPAPGTLLLKVSGAQRRFGGLVAVNNVSFEVRSGEILGLIGPNGAGKTTMFNLLTGALRANSGEIAFAGHSITHDQQFHIARSGISRTFQHVKLRPRMTLLDNVLLGTYSRTKTGLLAGALRLNQAEEASARYEALQQLERVGLGDKPFELAGNLPLGNQRVLEIARALAADPTLLVLDEPAAGLRRQEKLKLAELLRSLRADHLTILLVEHDMEFVMSLVDRIVVLDFGSKLCEGEPAAIRNDARVQEAYLGGVA, from the coding sequence ATGACGCCGCAGCAGATTCGTCTCATCATTGCCGCGGCGATCGCCTGCCTCGTGGCGGCACCCTTTGTGCTCAATCCGTTCAGCATCACCTTGCTGAACTATATCGGCATCTACTCGCTTGCGGCCATCGGCTTGGCGCTATTGACCGGCGTCGGCGGCATCGTCTCGTTCGGCCAGGCCGCTTTCGTTGGCGTCGCCGCTTATGCGACAGCGTGGGTCACAGCGCTGAACGGCTATTCGCCCTGGCTCGGACTGGTGCTGGCCGTCATTCTGACCTGCAGCATCGCGGCAATCCTGGGCTTCGTGACGCTGCGCCTGGGCGGCCACTTCCTGTCGCTGAGCACGGTCGCGTGGGGACTGGCAATCGCGTTCCTGTTCGGCAACATCCAGGGGCTCGGCCAACATAATGGCATCTCGGGCATTCCGCCGATCTCGATCGGCCCGTTCGCGCTGGTGGAGAGCCGGCAGATCTATTTCTTGATCTGGGCGATCGTCGTCGCAGTCCTCCTCCTCTGCTACAACCTTCTCGACTCCCGCATCGGCCGCGCGATGCGCGCGCTGCGCGGCGGCAACACGCTGGTCGAAAGCCTCGGCATCAGCGCCTTCCAGATCAAGCTGGTGACGTTTGTGATCGCCGCATTCCTCGGCGCGCTGTCGGGCTGGCTTTATGCCCATCTCGGCCGTTTCGTCAGCCCCGGGCCATTCGAGGCCGGCATGGGCATCGAATATCTGATGATGGCGATGGTCGGCGGCGCCGGCAGTATTTTGGGCGGCGTGGTTGGTGCTGCGATCGTCACGCTGCTGAAGAACACCGTGCAGGATTATCTGCCGCTGATTGCGAAGGGCGCCTCCGGCCAGCTCGAGATCGTGGCGTTCTCGGCACTGTTCATTCTGTTCCTGCAGCGGGCCCGGCAAGGCATCGTTCCGTTTCTGTTAGGTTTCCTCCCGGACCTCAAGCAGTCCCGTCCGCAACCGGCTAACCCGCTGCCGCGCCGCGAGCAGCCGGCGCCCGGCACGCTTCTTCTTAAGGTGAGCGGCGCGCAGCGGCGGTTTGGCGGCCTCGTCGCCGTCAACAATGTCAGCTTCGAAGTGAGGTCCGGCGAGATCCTCGGGCTGATCGGGCCGAATGGCGCCGGCAAAACCACGATGTTCAACCTGCTCACAGGGGCGCTGCGCGCGAACAGCGGCGAGATCGCTTTCGCGGGACACTCCATCACCCACGACCAGCAATTCCACATCGCTCGCTCCGGCATCTCCCGCACCTTCCAGCACGTCAAGCTGCGCCCGCGCATGACGCTGCTCGACAACGTGCTGCTCGGCACCTATTCGCGCACCAAGACCGGCCTGCTCGCCGGCGCGCTCCGCCTGAATCAGGCGGAAGAGGCCAGCGCACGCTACGAGGCGTTGCAGCAGCTCGAGCGGGTCGGGCTCGGCGACAAGCCGTTCGAGCTCGCCGGCAACCTGCCGCTCGGCAATCAGCGCGTGCTCGAGATCGCCCGCGCGCTCGCAGCCGACCCGACACTGCTCGTTCTCGACGAGCCCGCGGCCGGCTTGCGCCGCCAGGAAAAGCTAAAATTGGCCGAACTGCTGCGGTCGCTTCGCGCCGACCATCTGACGATCCTCCTCGTCGAGCACGACATGGAGTTCGTGATGTCGCTGGTCGACCGCATCGTCGTGCTCGATTTCGGCTCAAAACTCTGCGAAGGCGAGCCGGCGGCAATACGCAACGATGCCCGCGTCCAGGAAGCCTATCTTGGAGGTGTCGCGTGA
- a CDS encoding ABC transporter ATP-binding protein: MFSIENVSVAYGKVEAVRNVSLSVEQGQIVTVIGPNGAGKTTLLMAAIGLLKSTGRMVFQGNDLARIDVEGRVERGLCLVPEKRELFADMSVADNLLLGTYSLRDRSTTRKSLDDVFDRFPRLKERSKQAAGTLSGGERQMLALGRALMANPKLLVLDEPSLGLAPLIVREIFRTIASLRSLGVSVLLVEQNARAALETADYGYVLETGEIIQSGPADALIHDPKLIAAYLGGH, translated from the coding sequence ATGTTCTCGATCGAGAATGTGTCGGTCGCCTACGGCAAGGTGGAGGCGGTGCGGAACGTCTCGCTTTCGGTCGAGCAAGGGCAGATCGTGACCGTGATCGGGCCGAACGGCGCCGGCAAGACGACGCTGCTGATGGCCGCCATCGGTCTGCTGAAGTCCACCGGACGAATGGTCTTTCAAGGCAACGATCTTGCGCGGATCGATGTCGAAGGACGTGTCGAACGTGGTCTCTGCCTCGTGCCCGAGAAGCGCGAGCTGTTCGCCGACATGTCGGTCGCCGACAATCTGTTGCTCGGCACCTACAGCCTGCGCGATCGCTCGACGACGCGCAAAAGCCTCGACGATGTGTTCGACCGCTTTCCGCGGCTGAAGGAGCGCAGCAAGCAAGCCGCCGGCACGCTGTCGGGCGGCGAGCGGCAAATGCTGGCGCTCGGCCGTGCGCTGATGGCGAACCCGAAGCTCCTGGTGCTCGACGAACCCAGTCTCGGCCTTGCGCCGCTCATCGTCCGGGAAATCTTCCGCACCATCGCCTCGCTGCGGAGCCTCGGCGTGTCGGTCCTGCTCGTCGAGCAGAACGCCCGCGCAGCGCTGGAGACCGCGGATTACGGCTATGTGCTGGAAACCGGCGAGATCATCCAATCGGGGCCGGCGGACGCCCTGATCCACGATCCGAAGCTGATCGCGGCCTATCTCGGCGGGCATTAG
- a CDS encoding alpha/beta fold hydrolase, which produces MDIGRRNAFKTLAGAILAAATAPQALARSGEIESRIARLNGCDIHYRVAGSGPTVVLLHGWPQTSFAWLGVMHRLADRYRLIAPDIRGTGLSEKTVSGYDKRNIAEDVRQLIELEADGRAHLVGHDMGGKAALVLALVAPESVSRLVLVDCSVPGTENMDASRGGLWHYGFHMAPEIPELLTKGRERDYIAAQIKSWCHRKDAVTDEAISEYASHYAKPGGMTAGFNLYRALKADAALVASLSDRRLVMPVMTIGGRYSVGDKLAQQLAPRCDRHVGVVVEDSGHFVAEEAESTFCDHIVRFLGA; this is translated from the coding sequence ATGGACATCGGACGTCGCAATGCTTTCAAGACCCTGGCCGGCGCTATCCTCGCCGCCGCAACCGCCCCGCAGGCTCTCGCACGCTCTGGCGAGATTGAATCCCGGATTGCCCGCTTGAATGGCTGCGACATTCATTATCGGGTCGCGGGTTCAGGTCCTACCGTCGTGCTGCTCCACGGGTGGCCACAAACGTCCTTCGCATGGTTAGGCGTGATGCACAGGCTGGCCGACCGATACCGCTTGATCGCGCCCGACATCAGGGGCACGGGCCTCTCGGAAAAAACGGTCTCTGGATACGACAAGCGCAACATTGCCGAGGACGTCCGGCAATTGATCGAACTGGAAGCGGACGGTCGCGCGCATCTCGTCGGTCACGACATGGGCGGCAAGGCGGCGCTTGTGCTCGCCCTTGTGGCGCCGGAGTCCGTCTCGAGGTTGGTGCTCGTCGATTGTTCGGTGCCGGGCACGGAGAACATGGACGCATCGCGAGGTGGCCTATGGCACTACGGGTTCCACATGGCGCCCGAGATTCCGGAACTTCTAACGAAGGGCCGCGAACGCGACTATATCGCTGCTCAGATCAAGTCATGGTGTCATCGCAAGGACGCGGTGACCGACGAGGCGATCTCCGAATACGCCTCGCATTACGCGAAGCCGGGCGGGATGACGGCCGGGTTCAACCTTTATCGGGCGCTCAAGGCCGACGCCGCCCTGGTGGCTTCGTTGAGTGATCGCCGGCTTGTCATGCCGGTGATGACGATCGGTGGTCGCTACAGCGTCGGCGACAAGCTCGCCCAGCAACTCGCGCCGCGCTGCGACCGACATGTGGGCGTCGTCGTCGAGGACAGCGGTCACTTCGTTGCTGAGGAAGCTGAGAGTACGTTCTGCGACCACATCGTCCGGTTCCTTGGCGCCTAA
- a CDS encoding aldo/keto reductase family oxidoreductase: MPNTDPTASFDLGGRRVKRLGYGAMQLAGPHVFGPPKDRAAALAVLRAAIASGVNHIDTADFYGPHVTNQLIREALHPYPKDLVIDTKIGARRGADASWNPAFSREELTQAVHDNLSNLGVDALDVVNFRVMIDRHGPAEGSIEAPVNVLADLQRQGLIRHIGLSNVTATQVAEGRTICKIVCVQNQYNLAHRSDDSLIDDLARDGIAYVPFFPLGGFTPLQSSTLTDVAARLGATPMQVALSWLLRRAPNILPIPGTSSVAHLRENLAAAELDLPDDAMDELNGLAGSSG; encoded by the coding sequence ATGCCCAACACCGACCCAACCGCTAGCTTTGACCTCGGAGGCCGCCGCGTAAAGCGGCTTGGCTACGGTGCCATGCAGCTTGCTGGCCCCCACGTGTTCGGTCCGCCCAAGGATCGCGCCGCGGCATTGGCTGTCCTGCGAGCGGCCATCGCGTCGGGCGTGAACCATATCGACACAGCCGACTTCTACGGCCCGCATGTCACAAACCAGTTGATCCGTGAGGCGCTGCACCCCTACCCCAAGGATCTCGTCATCGACACCAAAATCGGGGCTCGGCGTGGCGCGGACGCTTCATGGAATCCGGCCTTCTCGCGCGAAGAGCTCACCCAGGCGGTCCACGACAACTTGAGCAATCTCGGGGTCGACGCACTCGATGTCGTCAACTTTCGCGTCATGATCGACCGGCATGGCCCGGCCGAGGGCTCGATCGAAGCGCCGGTGAACGTCTTGGCGGATCTCCAACGTCAGGGCCTGATAAGGCATATTGGGCTGAGCAACGTGACCGCCACGCAGGTCGCGGAAGGACGCACGATTTGCAAGATCGTCTGCGTGCAGAACCAATACAATCTGGCCCACAGGTCTGACGACTCCTTGATCGACGACCTTGCCCGGGACGGCATCGCCTACGTGCCGTTCTTTCCGCTCGGCGGGTTCACTCCCCTGCAATCGTCCACTCTAACCGATGTCGCTGCTCGCCTCGGTGCAACACCCATGCAGGTAGCGCTTTCTTGGCTGCTTCGACGCGCGCCCAACATCCTCCCTATCCCCGGCACCTCGTCCGTCGCGCATCTGCGCGAGAATCTCGCCGCAGCCGAACTCGATTTACCGGATGATGCAATGGATGAGCTAAATGGCCTTGCCGGCAGCTCCGGTTGA